One part of the Desulfonema ishimotonii genome encodes these proteins:
- a CDS encoding cytochrome ubiquinol oxidase subunit I — MDVVLLSRLQFGITTAFHILFPTLTIGLAFYLVVTEFLWLRTKDEMYYRMYRFWVKVFAVHFAVGVVTGITLEFEFGTNFARFSQFVSNVFAPLLAYEGMTAFFLEAGFLGIMLFGWQRVPPLVHFLSTALVGAGATFSAFWIMSANAWMQTPTGFEIIDGKLLVTSFREAIFNPAFPTHLSHMLMASYETAAFAVAGISAWFLLRGEHTAFYRRSLGIALLMAALFAPLQVFIGDMKGLSTAEHQPAKLAAMEGHWETNTEGGAPLRLFAIPDMEAEKNHFEIAIPNALSLLITHSADGKVQGLKEFPKADRPNALITYWSFRVMVGIGFIFAGVMAWALLLWWRKRLFDCRLFLKALICIQPLGFIAVVMGWITTEVGRQPWVLYGLMRTSEGVSPIPAGNVIWSLSVFLIFFAIIGTSYFYYILKILKNGPDLDSPIPPVQRPSGMRPTEDALKEA; from the coding sequence ATGGACGTTGTATTGCTTTCACGCTTGCAGTTCGGCATTACCACCGCCTTTCACATCCTCTTTCCCACGCTGACCATCGGCCTGGCCTTTTATCTTGTGGTCACGGAGTTCCTCTGGCTGCGGACCAAAGATGAGATGTACTACCGCATGTATCGCTTCTGGGTGAAAGTGTTTGCGGTTCATTTCGCGGTGGGCGTGGTCACCGGCATCACGCTGGAGTTTGAATTCGGCACCAATTTTGCCCGATTCTCACAATTTGTGTCCAATGTCTTTGCCCCGCTCCTTGCCTATGAGGGCATGACCGCCTTTTTTCTGGAGGCAGGCTTTCTGGGAATCATGCTTTTCGGCTGGCAGCGGGTTCCGCCCCTGGTTCATTTTCTCTCCACCGCACTGGTGGGCGCGGGCGCAACCTTTTCCGCCTTCTGGATCATGTCGGCCAATGCCTGGATGCAGACCCCGACCGGCTTTGAGATCATTGACGGCAAACTCCTGGTTACCAGCTTCCGGGAGGCGATCTTCAACCCGGCATTTCCCACCCACCTGTCCCACATGCTGATGGCCTCCTACGAAACCGCGGCCTTTGCCGTGGCCGGTATCAGCGCCTGGTTTCTGCTCAGAGGCGAACATACGGCATTTTACCGCCGGTCGCTGGGCATTGCCCTGCTGATGGCCGCCCTGTTCGCACCGCTTCAGGTCTTTATCGGGGACATGAAAGGCCTCAGCACCGCCGAGCATCAGCCGGCCAAACTGGCGGCAATGGAGGGCCACTGGGAGACCAACACCGAAGGGGGCGCGCCGCTCCGGCTCTTTGCCATTCCCGACATGGAGGCGGAAAAAAATCACTTTGAGATCGCCATCCCCAACGCCCTCAGCCTGCTGATCACCCACTCAGCGGACGGAAAGGTTCAGGGACTGAAAGAATTTCCCAAAGCGGACCGTCCCAACGCACTCATCACCTACTGGTCCTTCCGGGTCATGGTGGGCATCGGCTTTATCTTCGCAGGCGTCATGGCGTGGGCACTGCTCCTCTGGTGGCGGAAACGGCTTTTTGACTGCCGCCTGTTCCTGAAAGCCCTGATCTGCATTCAGCCCCTGGGCTTTATCGCCGTGGTCATGGGCTGGATCACCACAGAGGTGGGACGCCAGCCCTGGGTGCTGTACGGCCTGATGCGGACGTCCGAGGGCGTATCGCCTATCCCGGCAGGCAATGTGATCTGGTCGCTCTCAGTCTTCCTGATCTTCTTCGCGATTATCGGGACAAGCTATTTTTACTACATCCTGAAAATTCTGAAAAACGGCCCGGACCTCGACAGCCCCATTCCCCCGGTCCAGCGGCCTTCCGGTATGAGACCCACTGAAGACGCACTCAAAGAGGCATAG